Proteins encoded in a region of the Stieleria neptunia genome:
- a CDS encoding AAA family ATPase codes for MNLTAGTISPEESADSNSSSDLQSLRDYLRGVLLGKTEQIDLVIACLLSRGHLLLDDLPGTGKTTLAKAIAEGIHGRLARVQCTPDLMPADITGFSLFNQKTREFEFRPGPVFADVLLADELNRTTPRTQSALLEAMAERQVTIDGKPHPLSATFFVIATQNPIDSHGAYPLPEAQLDRFAIKLRIGYPDREAQRRILQREVRDRTDINDDAKPSSPLSLTDLQLLQQRAQSVSVHRRVADYLIDLVEASRDDDAVELGVSPRGMMSWQAVSQAWAMLKGRDFVTPTDVAEVAHPVLSVRLLTRGETVDNVIDRIMNSVPAPEYK; via the coding sequence ATGAATTTGACCGCCGGAACCATTTCGCCCGAGGAATCTGCTGATTCCAATTCGTCATCCGACCTTCAATCTCTGCGAGACTATCTTCGTGGAGTGTTACTGGGCAAAACCGAACAAATCGATTTGGTCATCGCATGCCTGCTCTCACGCGGGCACTTGTTGCTGGATGATTTACCAGGCACGGGAAAAACGACGCTGGCCAAAGCGATCGCGGAGGGGATTCACGGGCGGTTGGCGCGCGTCCAGTGCACCCCCGATCTGATGCCCGCCGACATCACGGGGTTCAGTCTGTTCAACCAGAAGACCCGCGAGTTTGAATTCCGACCCGGTCCGGTCTTCGCCGACGTGCTGTTGGCCGACGAATTGAACCGGACGACGCCGCGAACGCAAAGCGCGCTGTTGGAAGCGATGGCCGAGCGACAAGTCACCATCGACGGGAAACCCCATCCCTTGTCGGCGACGTTTTTTGTGATCGCCACCCAAAATCCCATCGACTCTCACGGCGCGTACCCGTTGCCCGAAGCCCAGCTCGACCGATTCGCGATCAAACTGCGGATCGGCTATCCCGATCGCGAAGCCCAGCGTCGCATTCTGCAGCGGGAGGTTCGCGATCGGACGGATATCAACGACGATGCCAAACCTTCATCGCCCCTGTCGTTGACCGATCTGCAACTTTTGCAGCAGAGAGCGCAATCGGTGAGTGTGCATCGACGCGTTGCCGACTACCTGATCGACCTGGTCGAAGCCAGCCGCGACGACGACGCGGTCGAGTTGGGGGTCAGTCCACGAGGCATGATGAGCTGGCAAGCGGTCTCGCAGGCTTGGGCGATGTTGAAAGGACGCGATTTCGTCACGCCGACCGATGTCGCCGAGGTGGCCCATCCGGTGTTGTCGGTCCGCTTGCTCACACGTGGTGAAACCGTGGACAACGTGATCGATCGGATCATGAATTCGGTTCCCGCTCCGGAGTACAAGTGA
- a CDS encoding DUF1559 domain-containing protein, which translates to MKTSVSRVGFTLIELLVVIGIIGILVALLLPGVQAAREAARRVDCSNRVRQLALATQMHHDTFKYFPPARYESRPDASPSDQCGLETPTWLARVMPFIEQVALADQWDFSKPWHQHDEDVRTVVPDIFLCPSRRSGTSPVGTRSLRTTVTGGGGRLPCGCPLPPRPVDVSLDVPGALCDYAGNHGDLSPGATGEPTDFYFGGNGTGVIISVRPNCKEGDAISPSDRIRMASVSDGTSNTFLFGEKFVPITQLEQFPFDSPAYDGDHLPASCRLAGPGLRLANGPNDVLADMFSFGSWHPGGVHFALVDGSVRFYSPDTDTKVLGALANRRDARVVELAP; encoded by the coding sequence ATGAAAACGTCAGTCTCGCGGGTCGGTTTTACGCTGATCGAGTTGCTGGTGGTCATCGGAATCATTGGAATCTTGGTTGCCTTGTTGCTGCCCGGGGTGCAGGCTGCGCGGGAAGCGGCAAGACGCGTCGATTGTTCCAATCGCGTGCGGCAATTGGCCCTCGCGACGCAAATGCACCACGATACGTTTAAGTATTTTCCGCCGGCACGCTACGAGTCGCGTCCGGACGCCAGTCCGTCCGATCAATGTGGGCTGGAAACGCCCACCTGGCTGGCCCGGGTGATGCCGTTCATTGAACAAGTTGCCCTGGCAGATCAGTGGGATTTTTCCAAGCCGTGGCACCAGCACGACGAAGACGTTCGCACCGTCGTTCCAGACATTTTCCTTTGTCCGTCGCGACGCAGTGGCACGAGCCCCGTCGGCACGCGCAGTCTGCGAACCACCGTGACGGGCGGCGGCGGTCGCTTGCCTTGCGGTTGCCCCCTGCCGCCACGTCCAGTCGATGTCTCACTCGACGTCCCCGGAGCGCTTTGCGACTATGCCGGAAACCATGGCGACTTGAGCCCTGGCGCGACCGGCGAACCCACCGATTTCTATTTCGGCGGCAACGGCACCGGAGTCATCATCAGTGTTCGCCCCAACTGTAAAGAGGGCGATGCGATCAGCCCGTCCGATCGGATCCGCATGGCATCGGTCAGCGACGGAACGTCCAACACATTTCTGTTTGGTGAAAAGTTCGTCCCGATCACCCAACTGGAACAGTTTCCATTCGACTCGCCCGCCTACGACGGGGATCATCTGCCCGCCTCCTGTCGCCTGGCCGGCCCGGGACTGCGGCTGGCAAACGGTCCCAACGATGTGCTGGCAGACATGTTCTCCTTTGGAAGCTGGCACCCCGGCGGAGTTCATTTTGCCCTCGTTGACGGGAGCGTTCGATTCTACAGCCCCGATACCGACACCAAAGTCCTCGGGGCGTTGGCGAATCGACGCGATGCCCGCGTCGTCGAGTTGGCCCCGTGA
- a CDS encoding permease yields MNSAPVMLVGGLLRIAQGLLAAAPTLVVGLLIAAILRYYLGRDGTRRLFGGDSLRSLPQSWLVGMLLPVCSIGVLPILIQMRRSGVKPGAMSAFALSAPLFNPLSLLYGLTLSRPLVIIMFAVGSLIIVTALGCLWDCLDRRRQQTADCDRQETDSGLIGTRRLAATVVYMARDASGVPLAQALLALSGLAVLAAVLPYGAMQHSVERDDPMAPLTMLGVAVPVYATPMLAMSQLGMMFQHANSPGAAFTLLILGTGMNLATPFWFGRHYGWKASASWLAGLVLIVVGISYGINKPLVPPGVQPAGHTHAFDIYANPLPSFPPNLWAACDEVISKQADLAGWISMAVLAGFAILGMILRALAIDESRLALEKPETAEVNGPRGFDVIVPRGVMGATLLAGLVALSVVACYAYYPPPEECLEEIALARAECLSAANSGNKDHALFWLPVWEEWSRRLEVGAFLRHGELRRYQSMQGYLIRKKLELLEHELEHDPYEPEEVKAVIQGIFATNSRWVASFRGPT; encoded by the coding sequence ATGAATTCAGCACCAGTCATGCTTGTCGGCGGACTGCTCCGCATCGCTCAAGGTTTGCTCGCCGCCGCCCCGACGTTGGTGGTCGGCTTGTTGATCGCCGCGATTCTCCGTTACTACCTGGGGCGTGATGGAACACGCCGGCTGTTCGGTGGCGATTCGCTACGAAGCCTGCCCCAATCCTGGTTGGTCGGCATGCTGTTGCCGGTCTGTTCCATCGGTGTGTTGCCGATCTTGATCCAAATGCGGCGTTCGGGTGTCAAACCGGGTGCGATGTCGGCGTTCGCCCTGTCAGCTCCGCTGTTCAATCCGTTGTCGTTGCTGTACGGGCTGACATTGAGTCGACCGCTGGTCATCATCATGTTTGCCGTCGGTTCATTGATCATCGTGACCGCGCTGGGGTGCTTGTGGGATTGCTTGGATCGACGTCGGCAGCAGACGGCTGATTGCGACCGACAGGAGACGGATTCCGGATTGATTGGCACGCGTCGTTTGGCGGCAACGGTGGTTTACATGGCGCGCGACGCATCGGGGGTGCCGCTGGCGCAAGCGCTGCTTGCGCTCTCGGGGCTTGCCGTCTTGGCAGCTGTCTTGCCGTACGGCGCGATGCAACACAGTGTTGAGCGCGATGACCCGATGGCACCACTGACGATGTTAGGGGTCGCGGTGCCGGTCTACGCGACGCCGATGTTGGCGATGAGTCAATTGGGCATGATGTTTCAACATGCCAACTCCCCCGGCGCGGCCTTCACGTTGCTGATTCTTGGAACCGGGATGAATCTTGCCACACCGTTTTGGTTTGGCAGACATTATGGATGGAAGGCGTCGGCCTCGTGGCTGGCCGGATTAGTGTTGATTGTCGTCGGCATTTCGTACGGCATCAACAAACCGCTTGTGCCGCCGGGCGTGCAACCGGCTGGCCATACCCATGCGTTCGACATCTATGCCAATCCACTGCCATCGTTTCCGCCGAATCTGTGGGCCGCGTGCGACGAAGTGATCTCGAAACAGGCCGACCTTGCGGGATGGATCTCGATGGCGGTGCTCGCCGGCTTTGCGATCCTCGGAATGATCCTGCGGGCGTTGGCGATCGACGAGTCGCGATTGGCGCTTGAGAAACCGGAAACGGCCGAAGTAAACGGACCGCGAGGATTTGACGTCATCGTTCCGAGAGGCGTGATGGGCGCCACCCTGTTGGCCGGTTTGGTGGCACTGAGTGTCGTTGCCTGCTACGCCTACTACCCGCCGCCGGAGGAATGCTTGGAAGAAATTGCCTTGGCCCGCGCGGAGTGCTTGTCGGCTGCAAACAGCGGTAACAAGGATCACGCTCTGTTCTGGCTGCCGGTTTGGGAAGAATGGAGCCGACGTTTAGAGGTGGGAGCCTTCCTGCGACACGGAGAATTACGGCGTTACCAGAGCATGCAGGGGTATCTGATCCGCAAGAAGCTGGAACTGCTCGAGCACGAACTGGAACACGACCCCTACGAGCCGGAGGAGGTCAAGGCCGTGATTCAGGGAATCTTTGCCACCAATTCGCGTTGGGTCGCAAGCTTTCGCGGCCCCACCTAG
- a CDS encoding transglutaminase-like domain-containing protein, translating to MPTWSRRRIETLGLAALAIVAVTALRIGVESRYWFLAELGTLCIAFVVGEFTRTCRLAGSTTAVLVFTPIVFAIAARAFGSPIAFEMSTLATVGAIALAMASAATTNRVRGLSLVLSGFLVLFCAAISDNRYAAVVPLIWMLGCVWHLIANHWERLDLAMPDSVQRNWSLRPGILLAAMLVLAAGGYAVKDRLTSSGRLEIGLMPTSGGSQWSDPAARSGVGTGDAAIAAKDHAESFGAVDSDLFLESTEPTLFDMFNDMIGEPKKKNNKSERAQAMGNENFIPSHQRNAKSEQGGGTFSTERTRPKKHVRFKDAKEASVVQWDGPTGIRLAMHRYDTFDGRDWSQSADWNNMSLNRVDINDTTWFFDPLGRAALSGAPDATSVGLLKIIRLDSPRLPVPMMTAGVHIKQIDRQDFFGITPDGCFFMPGREKVPPLTVVHAASINLTEDAIRAGLKERVRPQPQHPGIGELSDRIVADQTVSFDKLQSIVNHLRTEFTFTRDGDAAASSLTEFLQSRRGGDHLFATTAALMARQIGLSSRLVTGFYVRPDAFDITAGHASVLPQDVHVWAEVQLQDGRWFEIEPTPGFRQPHYKPSWTLLARRFAAASWPIIVGGAVALVCVYLTRCVWIDWLLAAAWSQARWLRPRRRLRLAIRIIETRARLAGQRRPIGKSQRAWLEQLTHADATLASAARQFSDAADVLFFGAGNPPSKRDATALVDLLRVRTINALTKEATS from the coding sequence ATGCCAACCTGGTCGCGTAGACGCATCGAGACGCTTGGATTAGCAGCGTTAGCAATCGTCGCGGTGACGGCACTTCGCATTGGTGTGGAGTCTCGGTATTGGTTTCTGGCGGAACTGGGAACGCTGTGCATCGCTTTCGTGGTCGGCGAGTTCACCAGGACTTGTCGATTGGCGGGTTCCACGACGGCGGTACTCGTTTTCACACCGATCGTGTTTGCCATCGCTGCCCGCGCGTTCGGTTCGCCGATCGCTTTTGAGATGTCAACGCTTGCGACCGTCGGTGCCATCGCTCTTGCCATGGCGTCCGCGGCGACGACCAATCGCGTTCGAGGTTTGTCGCTCGTTCTGAGCGGCTTTTTGGTGCTGTTTTGCGCCGCGATATCGGACAACCGGTACGCCGCGGTGGTGCCGTTGATCTGGATGCTCGGCTGCGTCTGGCATTTGATCGCCAACCATTGGGAACGCCTTGATCTGGCGATGCCCGATTCAGTTCAGCGGAATTGGTCGTTGCGGCCGGGTATCCTGCTTGCCGCGATGCTGGTGCTGGCTGCCGGTGGCTATGCGGTCAAGGATCGTCTGACGTCATCGGGGCGACTGGAGATCGGTCTGATGCCCACCAGTGGCGGCAGTCAATGGTCCGACCCAGCCGCACGCAGCGGGGTTGGAACCGGCGACGCCGCGATTGCCGCCAAAGATCATGCCGAATCCTTCGGTGCCGTCGACTCGGACCTGTTCTTGGAATCGACCGAGCCGACACTGTTCGACATGTTCAATGACATGATCGGCGAACCGAAGAAGAAAAACAACAAGTCGGAACGTGCCCAGGCGATGGGAAACGAAAACTTCATCCCGTCGCACCAGCGGAACGCAAAAAGTGAGCAAGGTGGCGGGACGTTTTCGACCGAGCGGACAAGACCGAAAAAGCACGTCCGTTTCAAGGACGCCAAAGAGGCAAGCGTCGTGCAATGGGATGGCCCAACCGGCATCCGTTTGGCGATGCACCGCTACGACACCTTTGACGGGCGTGACTGGTCGCAGTCAGCGGACTGGAACAACATGTCGCTCAATCGAGTCGACATCAACGATACAACATGGTTCTTTGATCCGCTCGGGCGCGCCGCGCTGTCGGGTGCCCCGGACGCAACGTCGGTCGGGCTCCTCAAAATCATTCGGCTCGACTCGCCGCGACTGCCGGTACCGATGATGACCGCCGGCGTGCATATCAAACAGATCGATCGGCAAGACTTTTTTGGCATCACACCCGACGGCTGCTTTTTTATGCCGGGACGCGAAAAGGTTCCGCCACTGACGGTCGTGCACGCGGCCAGCATCAATTTAACCGAAGACGCAATTCGTGCAGGACTAAAGGAGCGGGTTCGGCCGCAGCCACAGCATCCGGGGATCGGCGAGTTGTCAGATCGAATTGTCGCAGACCAAACCGTCTCGTTCGACAAGTTACAGTCCATCGTCAACCATCTGCGCACCGAATTCACGTTCACCCGCGATGGTGACGCGGCCGCAAGTTCGCTGACGGAATTTCTGCAATCCCGCCGTGGCGGCGACCACCTGTTTGCCACGACGGCGGCACTGATGGCGCGTCAGATCGGCTTGTCCTCGCGGTTGGTCACCGGTTTTTATGTTCGTCCCGATGCATTCGACATCACCGCCGGCCACGCCTCGGTGCTTCCGCAAGACGTCCACGTGTGGGCCGAAGTACAACTGCAGGATGGGCGTTGGTTTGAGATTGAACCGACGCCGGGATTCCGACAACCGCACTACAAGCCATCTTGGACCTTGCTCGCACGCCGGTTTGCTGCCGCATCTTGGCCCATCATCGTCGGCGGGGCCGTGGCATTGGTTTGCGTTTACCTGACGCGTTGTGTTTGGATCGATTGGCTACTCGCAGCCGCCTGGAGTCAGGCACGTTGGCTGCGGCCACGTCGCCGGCTTCGGTTGGCAATCCGAATCATCGAAACGCGCGCACGTCTGGCCGGCCAACGTCGCCCGATCGGAAAATCTCAGCGAGCCTGGCTGGAACAACTCACCCACGCCGACGCAACGCTCGCCAGCGCAGCCCGACAATTTTCGGATGCCGCCGACGTCTTGTTCTTCGGCGCCGGCAATCCACCTTCCAAACGTGACGCGACCGCCCTGGTCGACTTGCTTCGCGTCCGCACGATCAACGCTCTTACCAAGGAGGCGACGTCATGA
- a CDS encoding carboxypeptidase regulatory-like domain-containing protein, with amino-acid sequence MTRAGLFVVAALYVVMCVGCGNTVGPTSGVVRFDDGTPVSAGSIEFRRLTDKERFASRITPEGAFQPANQDGEIGLPPGSYEVVVVQIVLTEDLAKEAHSHGNTVPRRYADYYTSGLKVDIADGQTEPVEMVLQSQ; translated from the coding sequence ATGACCAGAGCCGGCCTGTTTGTGGTGGCAGCCCTGTACGTTGTCATGTGCGTGGGCTGTGGCAACACCGTCGGTCCGACATCCGGGGTGGTCCGATTTGACGATGGCACCCCTGTTTCAGCGGGCAGCATCGAGTTTCGAAGACTGACGGACAAAGAACGTTTTGCCAGTCGCATCACGCCCGAGGGGGCATTCCAGCCTGCGAATCAAGACGGGGAGATCGGTCTGCCGCCGGGATCGTACGAGGTTGTCGTGGTGCAAATCGTGTTGACCGAAGATCTGGCCAAAGAAGCCCATTCGCACGGAAACACCGTTCCCCGTCGCTATGCCGATTACTACACCAGCGGCCTGAAGGTCGACATTGCCGACGGCCAAACCGAGCCGGTCGAGATGGTGCTTCAGTCGCAGTAA
- a CDS encoding cytochrome c3 family protein, producing the protein MADPVIADAFRETLPQSLPLMFDRMSETPILATRCAWTRRFEIASITFLCCVATTAVAVSQERLVDHFPQAADSGCMACHGEIEPIREIGSEMLNQIMARGTELGDPAGCVVCHNGDPKETKEKTIAHGGDDFFPDPGSPWVNEETCGQCHQEQVEIQWQSLMMTEAGKIQGTCWSFGALTGYEHKYGNYAVENPTDPKARLGTDAYRAYMERLRKLEPNVFVDRHEPLPDAVGFDQLDQLSDNPERAAFTYIRQECNRCHHAVKGRSRRGDFRGMGCSSCHIPYSNEGFYEGNDRSIPTDEPTHPLTHQIQGTREATVTVHGTSYHGLAVETCTTCHNRGKRVGVSFQGLMETPYTSPFTETGAGTPDLHSKHYIAMEQDIHYQKGMKCQDCHTSIDVHGDGFLNPTTLAAVQIECSDCHGTPDKYPWELPLGYMDEFDMSPADGQPRGVTDQQLPHTWAGSQHDKKDGYLLTARGNPYENTVRDGDEVIVYTAEGKDLRLKPLKRLVEENQISARGLVAMQGVAKHLDRMECYTCHASWTPQCYGCHVKVDYSQKDRCPECDESQTGFDWVAAGRKHMQPEFRTADGEEQFQTVIPGKVTESRSYLRWEEPMMGINGEGRVTPLAPGCQPSVTIIGADGKTILQNHIFKTPAGTEGSGEGGQLAIDMSPTQPHTMTKNARSCESCHASDKALGLGIPGTRPWNETHVADLETSDGTVLSERAKPQQPAIENLDHDWSQIVDRDGNQLATVGHHWKLSRALNKQEIEHIQREGTCIACHQEIPANSAAINLLHHIAKYTGQLPKTNEQHAGLIHKIVLMSAWGQVAGVGGGLLVGLAGVIWWRRRRR; encoded by the coding sequence GTGGCCGATCCGGTCATCGCGGACGCATTCCGAGAGACGCTGCCCCAGAGTTTGCCGTTGATGTTTGACAGGATGAGCGAGACACCGATCCTCGCGACACGGTGCGCTTGGACGCGTCGGTTCGAAATCGCTTCGATCACGTTTCTGTGCTGCGTTGCCACGACGGCGGTTGCAGTCTCGCAAGAACGATTGGTGGATCACTTTCCCCAAGCCGCCGATTCGGGGTGCATGGCGTGTCACGGGGAGATCGAGCCGATTCGAGAAATCGGTTCCGAAATGCTGAACCAAATCATGGCCCGCGGGACAGAACTGGGGGATCCGGCCGGCTGCGTGGTTTGTCACAACGGCGATCCGAAAGAGACCAAGGAGAAAACGATCGCGCACGGGGGCGATGACTTCTTTCCCGATCCCGGCAGCCCCTGGGTGAACGAAGAGACCTGCGGCCAGTGCCACCAGGAACAAGTCGAAATCCAGTGGCAAAGTCTGATGATGACCGAGGCGGGGAAGATCCAGGGAACGTGCTGGTCCTTCGGGGCGCTGACCGGATACGAGCACAAGTACGGCAACTACGCGGTGGAGAACCCCACCGACCCCAAGGCGAGGCTCGGTACCGACGCCTATCGTGCCTACATGGAACGGTTGCGAAAATTGGAACCCAACGTGTTTGTCGATCGGCATGAACCCCTGCCTGACGCGGTCGGCTTCGATCAGCTGGATCAGCTCAGCGATAACCCGGAACGTGCCGCGTTCACCTACATCCGTCAGGAATGCAACCGCTGTCACCACGCGGTGAAGGGACGGTCGCGGCGAGGCGATTTTCGCGGCATGGGATGTTCGTCCTGCCATATTCCCTACAGCAACGAAGGATTCTATGAAGGAAACGACCGTTCGATCCCGACCGATGAGCCGACGCATCCGCTGACCCACCAAATACAGGGAACGCGTGAAGCGACCGTTACCGTCCATGGAACGAGTTACCACGGCTTGGCGGTTGAAACGTGCACGACGTGCCACAATCGCGGCAAACGCGTCGGGGTTTCGTTTCAAGGATTGATGGAAACGCCGTACACGTCGCCGTTCACCGAAACGGGAGCCGGGACACCCGACTTGCACTCCAAGCACTACATCGCGATGGAGCAAGACATTCACTACCAAAAGGGCATGAAGTGCCAGGATTGCCACACTTCGATCGACGTGCACGGTGACGGTTTCCTCAATCCGACGACGCTGGCTGCGGTGCAAATCGAATGCTCCGACTGCCACGGAACGCCGGACAAGTATCCGTGGGAATTGCCGCTCGGTTACATGGATGAATTCGACATGTCACCGGCCGATGGCCAGCCGCGTGGCGTCACCGATCAACAACTGCCGCACACCTGGGCCGGGTCTCAACACGACAAGAAAGACGGATATCTGCTGACCGCCCGCGGCAATCCTTACGAAAACACGGTTCGCGACGGCGACGAAGTGATCGTCTACACCGCCGAAGGAAAGGATCTGCGGCTCAAGCCGTTGAAGAGGTTGGTGGAAGAAAACCAGATCAGCGCGCGAGGTTTGGTGGCGATGCAGGGAGTTGCCAAACACTTGGATCGGATGGAATGCTACACCTGCCACGCAAGCTGGACGCCGCAGTGTTACGGATGTCACGTCAAGGTCGATTACAGTCAGAAAGATCGTTGCCCGGAATGCGATGAGTCACAGACCGGGTTCGACTGGGTCGCCGCCGGTCGCAAACACATGCAGCCCGAATTCCGAACGGCAGACGGTGAAGAGCAGTTTCAGACGGTGATTCCCGGCAAGGTCACCGAGAGCCGCAGCTACCTGCGCTGGGAGGAACCGATGATGGGAATCAACGGCGAAGGTCGCGTGACGCCGCTGGCGCCCGGCTGCCAGCCATCGGTCACGATCATCGGAGCCGACGGCAAAACGATTTTGCAGAATCATATTTTTAAAACGCCGGCCGGTACCGAAGGCAGTGGCGAAGGCGGCCAGTTGGCGATCGACATGAGCCCCACCCAGCCGCACACGATGACCAAAAACGCGCGGAGCTGTGAATCGTGCCACGCGTCAGACAAAGCCCTGGGCCTTGGAATTCCTGGGACAAGGCCGTGGAACGAAACGCATGTTGCAGATCTCGAAACGAGCGACGGCACGGTGTTGTCCGAGCGGGCGAAACCGCAACAACCCGCGATCGAGAATCTGGATCATGACTGGTCGCAGATTGTCGACCGCGACGGAAACCAACTCGCCACGGTGGGCCACCACTGGAAACTCTCGCGCGCCCTGAACAAGCAAGAAATCGAGCACATCCAGCGGGAAGGCACCTGCATCGCCTGCCACCAAGAGATACCCGCCAACTCCGCCGCCATCAACCTTCTGCATCACATCGCCAAGTACACCGGGCAGCTTCCCAAAACCAACGAGCAGCACGCAGGGCTGATCCACAAAATCGTCCTCATGTCCGCTTGGGGGCAGGTCGCCGGTGTGGGAGGAGGATTACTCGTGGGCCTTGCCGGCGTCATCTGGTGGCGTAGAAGACGCCGCTGA